In a genomic window of Quercus lobata isolate SW786 chromosome 4, ValleyOak3.0 Primary Assembly, whole genome shotgun sequence:
- the LOC115985761 gene encoding uncharacterized protein LOC115985761: MCKALDRISQSPFTRRIEGAELPQRFHQPAFAIYNGRTDPVKHVSQFNQRMAIHSRDEVLMYKVFSSSLGPIAMRWFDGLKPNSINSFKQLTQAFNSRFITSSRVPRPLDSLLSLSMREGETLKAYSDRYWEIYNEIEGNYDNVTISTFKRGLPIEHGLRKSLTGKPVNSVRQLMDRIDKYKRVKEDQQTGKGKAKVVPQERRDFRSDWFNNSNRPRRDYSEQSGSTGAQAVHAVFREPLHKILEKVKNESFFQWPSKMAGDPAKRNQNLYCAYHQETGHATDDCRNLKNHLDRLVREGKLRHLLHHPVGWQKQSNIKTRQSTLRPLVGTIQVLPAPILSE, from the coding sequence ATGTGCAAGGCCCTGGACCGCATCTCCCAATCGCCCTTCACGCGTAGGATAGAGGGGGCTGAGCTTCCTCAGCGATTCCACCAACCCGCTTTTGCTATATATAATGGTCGGACGGACCCAGTAAAGCACGTTAGCCAGTTCAACCAGAGGATGGCCATCCATTCCAGGGACGAGGTGTTGATGTACAAAGTGTTTTCGTCCAGCTTGGGACCCAtagcgatgagatggtttgatggcctCAAGCCAAACTCCATAAACTCTTTTAAGCAACTGACACAGGCTTTCAATTCTCGCTTCATAACTAGTAGCAGAGTCCCTCGGCCCCTAGATTCCCTtctatccttgtccatgcgagaaggagAGACCCTGAAGGCCTACTCAGACAGATATTGGGAAATAtataatgagatagagggaAATTACGATAACGTCACCATTAGCACATTTAAGAGGGGCCTGCCGATAGAGCATGGTTTGAGAAAGTCCTTGACTGGGAAACCGGTCAATagcgtgcgccaactcatggacagaATCGACAAATACAAGAGAGTTAAAGAAGACCAACAAACAGGGAAGGGCaaagcgaaggttgtccctcaggagaggagggacttcaggtcggactGGTTTAACAACAGTAATCGGCCGAGAAGGGATTACTCGGAGCAGTCTGGATCCACAGGGGCACAGGCAGTCCATGCTGTATTCCGAGAACCATTACACAAGATCTTGGAGAAAGTGAAGAACGAATCGTTCTTTCAATGGCCGAGCAAGATGGCAGGTGATCCCGCGAAACGTAACCAGAATCTGTATTGCGCGTATCACCAAGAGACAGGCCACGCCACCGATGATTGcagaaatttgaaaaaccacttggacCGGCTGGTCCGAGAGGGGAAGTTGCGACATTTGCTGCATCACCCTGTCGGATGGCAAAAGCAGTCGAACATTAAAACGAGGCAAAGCACATTGAGACCACTCGTTGGCACGATACAAGTCCTTCCCGCCCCTATCCTTTCAGAGTAA